From the Capnocytophaga sp. oral taxon 878 genome, the window TATTTGTTATTTTAGTACTAAGTCGGTTGAACCTACTTCATTTAGGTTATCATCATAAACGGTTATTTTATAGGCTCCTTTTTCAAATTCTTTGGAGGTTTTAGAAATGAAGTCACATACATCAACACTTTTATTTTCATATATAAAATGAGGTGCTGTGCTAAAATTCACTGTGATATTAGCCACTGATTGGGTATCGTTGGCTCCTAAAGTAATGCCAGATGGAGCAGTTACTTTTATGTAGAAAGTTTTACTTCCTGCTTTAGCTATTTTGTTGGCTACAACGGTGAAACATATCCTTATCTTATCTGCAGCACGCCCACGATCGGTAGTTTTATTTTTTGAACCTTTTACAGCTTCTGCAATAAGTTTGTTTATCTGTAAAGCTGACCCTTCTTCTACTACCTTTTTCAGTTTGTTAGCTTGTTGGGCAAGCGAATCAACTTTGGCAGTAGTACTCGTTAACTTTACTGATACGCTGTCCAAATCTTTTTGTATTGTTTTGTTTATTTGTAATAGTGAATCATTTTTTCGAAGTAGCAAATCACGTTCTTTAGCAAGAGCAAAGGCTTGGCTTTTAAAACGTAATAATGATGATATACTTACTTTTGAATCTTGTAAAGAATCAATATACTTATCAATTTTATTCTGAGCTTCTAGCAAGTCTTCCTCTATTCCTTTATTCTTAAGTACAATTTGCTCATAGCTACCTTTAAGCAATTTTAATTCGCTAAGAACTTGATCCTTCTTTTCTAAAAGTTCACTTTCAGTAGCCTTTTTATCTTTGTTTAGCAAATAGGTGTAGTACCCTAGCCCTCCAGTAGCTAAGGCTAATAAGGCTATGATAATTTTTGAAAGGATACCACCCCCTTTTGGAGGCTCATTGTTATCAAAATGCTGATACGAAGGCAAAGACTGAGCGCTCTCATTGTTTTCGGTATGTGGCGTAGCATCTGTAAAAATCGGTTTATCGTAATTATTACTCATAATTTCAATTTTTAATATTGCGCAAAGATAATAAGAAAAATATATTATAAGCAAATTTTTTTACTTTTTTTTTCGTGTTGTTTTAAAAAGATATACTACTTTTGCAGCGTTTTTCTAATACATACATCTATGTTAATACGTTATTTTGCTATTATTTTTGGCTGTTTGGGTTTGGGTGAATTAGTAGTAGCCCTTACTCATATTTCTTTTCCATCAAGTATTATTGGGATGTTTTTTCTCACTCTTTTCTTACATTTGGGATGGATAAAATTGCAGGCTATCAAAGCGCTTTCCGATTTGCTTATTTCTAACTTAGGACTTTTCTTTGTTCCCCCAAGTATTGGAATTATGGCTTATTTTAAACAGATAGGCGAAAATCTTTTAGCAATCTTTCTTTCTATTATTATTAGTACAGTAGTAGTAATTATTGTTACTGGCCATGTATATCAATTCTTCCGTAAAAAAATAAAATAATGAAATCAATCGTAGAAAATCAGGTATTATTATTATCCATAACTTTTATACTTTACTATGGGGCTTTATTCTTACAAAAGAAATACAATTCAGTATTCTTAAATCCTGTATTACTTACTGTATTGGTTTTAGTTTCGTACTTGCTTATTTTTGATATTTCACCCGAAAAATATGAGGAAGCTGGTCAGTATATAGATTTTTGGTTGAAGCCCTCGATTGTAGCCTTAGGGGTGCCTCTCTACTTACAACTTTCTAAAATTAAAAAGCAAATAATTCCTTTGGTAATATCACAGTTTGCAGGTAGCTTGGTAGGTATACTTACGGTTTGCTTGGTAGCCAAATGGTTGGGGCTTGCTGATGATATAGCTATTTCATTGGCTCCTAAATCGGTTACTACGCCTATTGCTTTGGAGGTGTCGCGCGTAATTAAAGGGATTGAGCCTATTACAGTTATGGCGGTAATGACTACAGGTTTCTTGGGTAATATATTTGGGATTACTTTTCTTAATTGGTTTCGCATTAAGAGTCCTATGGCTAAGGGTATTTCATTAGGAACTGCTTCACATGCTTTGGGTATTATGGCAGCTTTTAACCTCAGTGAGAAATATGCTGTATATGCCAGTTTAGGTATGATATTCAATGGGGTATTCACTGCTATATTATCGCCTACCGTGGTACAGCTACTCTTCTAACAAATTACAATAATACTATAATAAAAACAGGTAATGAGCTTCATTAGAAGTCATTACCTGTTTTTTTGATCTTATATTATTAGATGTGATTACTTTGGTGGGTATTTCTCCAATATCTTATTGACGAAGTTCTGAATAGCTTCCTCTTTGCGCTCTACCGATCTTGGTAATTCTCCAGCGCCTTTTCCTTGCCATATTAGTTCTCGTTTTTTAGCATCAATAATTTCGATATAGAGTACTCCTTCAGTGCTTCGGCTCACATTATAGTTGGCACCGCCCCAAAAAGGTCCCCAGCCCCAACCCCAGCCCCAATAATATGGACTGTTGTCGTATACATCTACATTTTCGCGTTCGCGGGTAAAGATATTCACCAAAAAGTCGGGCTGTTCTGAAAGGGTCATACCTTTGGCTTTTAGGTTTTGTTCAATAGCACGCAAAATACGCTTCTTATCCAAATCGGATATAGGTACTTTATCTACTCCTTCTTTGAAAAAAGCAAAGGTTTTCATAGCTGAAAAATCAGCTTGACTATCATAATCGGTAGTTACATATACGCTAGCACACGATGTGAGCCCCATAGCTACCATTAACAGTATAAAAGTAGTAATCTTCTTCATTTTGTTGTGATTTTATTCTTCTAAAATAATTACAGCAAAATCTGTACCGAAAATTACCTTTGGAATGCCTAAGGAAGTCGTTCGTACAAGCAGCAGTGGTGTAGTTTTTTGTACACCTCATCATCGGCGCGTTCTTTGCCTGCATCGTGTCCTACCTTAGCTATGGCTTTCTGAACGTCTTTCTCGCTACATTTGCGTTCGTCGAAAATAAGAGTCATATTGCCACTGTTTATATCCCAGTTGGCACTTTTTACTCCTTTAACCTTATAGGCTGCTTTCTCAATGCGTACTTTGCATTGTTCACAGTTACCACCTACAGCAAAGGTTACTTTCTTGTTTTTGTTGGGCGTATCTTGCGCCTGCATAGTAGCGAGCCCTAAAAAGCTCAGTACTATTAATAAAAATCGTGTTCTCATATTATAATAATTTAAATCTTAATCCTGCATAATACATTAGTCCGAAAGCAGGAGCGTACTGCATAGTGCTATCAAAATAAGCACTAAACGGACTATCGGATGCTAAAATGCCGTTTTCTTGCTTGTAATTAGTGAGGTTCTCTCCGCCTATGTATATCTCAAAGGTTTTGCTGAAAACCTTTGTTATTTGAGCGTTTAGGGTAGCAAAAGCCGGTGCATAGTCGGTAAGTTTATACCTTTGGGGGTTAGAAGCGGTAGAGGGTAGCCGCTGTTCGCCCAACCAATTAAACGTTACATCAAACTTCCATTGTGCGTGATGGTTGTTGTGACTGTCGGTGGTTTCGTATCCTACATTGGCAAACCAACGATGGCGCGGTGTAAGGGTTTTCTCTAACAGCTTATCACCGAACTGTGTTTGTACATCATAATACTTATATGCTGCCTTAATGTCTAAGCCTTGCACAGGGTTTAGGCTTAGTTCGGCTTGTAATGAATTGGCGAAGCTTTTGCCCTGAAGGTTGTAAAACAATGCTTTTTGAGGCGAATTATCTACATCAATAACAGCTTGGTTATCGAAATCGGTTCGGTAGAAGTCGATAGAGAATTCAGCATTTTTGCCCCATAGCTTAAATGATTGTAAGAAACTAAGTCCGTAATTCCAAGCTATTTCGGGGTTTAAACCGTATAACTTACCTTCATTGGCCTGTATGATAGATAGCTGCCTAGAAGAGGCTAATAGTTGCTGATTTTCGGCTATTATGTTGGCTGCGCGCTTGCCCCTGCCTGCTGATAGCCTAAAAGTAGCTTGCTTCCAAGGATTATAACGCAAGTGTAGGCGTGGAGTAAGGAAGTTCCCTAAATGGTTATGACTATCAGCCCTTATGCCTGCTACGAAGCTGAAGTTCTGTAAGTTGTCATAAGTGTATTCAAAGAAAGCTCCTATCGACCTATCAACTCGTGAGAAATCTGCGGTAAGGGCAAGGGTACTGAGTGCTTCATTATAATCATCATACGTGGCATTTAGCCCTGTGGCAAACTTGTGCTGGGTATTGCCTATAATTGAGTTATATATCAGGTTGCTATACCAGCTTTTTTGGTGTATATCGTAACGGTTCAGACCAAAATAGGAGTCTTGCTTATGTGATTGAAAGGCATTCTGTAAGCCAATACTTTTATGGGGTATATCAGGAAATACATAGCCTATTTTGTTTGAAATGCCTATACGCTGGGAGTTAATCTCACTGCCCCAAGCATTGGTTGTTCCTTTATCTGTTAGCTTATTAAAGCGTAACTCGCCTGCTTGGCGCTCGTCCTTCATATAATGCAGATTGAGAAATCCTACCCAACCTTTCTCATTATTGGTGTATTGCCAGCGGTTGAGAAGGTTTAGCTGGTTACCTATCGGGTTATCAATAAATCCATCGTGATTGTGATCGGCTTTTTGCTGTCGGACGTTGCCGTGTGCAAATAGTGTTGTAGCCCACTTATCGGATAGCTTTTTATTGGTATGAGCATTGATTTCGTAACGATTATCCTGCGAGGTATATAGGTTTAAGAAGAAAGGATGGCTATTTAAGGGCTTTGCTATTTCATAGTTTATCTGCCCTGAAATACTTTCATAGCCATTGATAACACTGCCAGCTCCTTTGGTAATCTGGATGCTTTCAATCCACGTGCCTGGGACGAATGATAGTCCGTAGGCTTGTGATGCGCCTCGCATAGTGGGGATATTCTCTTCTGCCATTAGTATATAGGGGCTTGTTAAGCCGAGCATTTTTATTTGCTTATTACCCGTTACGGCATCGGAGAAGTTTACATCAATGGAGGGATTGGTGGAGAAACTTTCGGAGAGGTTACAGCAAGCGGCTTTTAGGAGTTCGCCACTGCTCATAGTATGCACGTCGGCTACTTGAAATTGTGATTTCATAGTATTGGCTCGGCGGCTGCTTACTACTACTTCTTCTAGGTTGTTCTCGGCTTCTAACTGGATATGCAAAGGCTCATTGCCTTCTACCTTTATCGTTTTTTTCTTGTAGCCTATATAGCTCACTATCAAAGTATTGCTGCTTTGAGTGCGTTTTAGGGTAAAGGTTCCTTCGTCATTGGTTGAAGTGCCTATTTGTGTGCCGTTCCAATAGACATCGGCACCAGCTAAGGGTTGGTTCTGTTCATCGACTACTGTGCCTTGGCTAAAGTGTTGAGCCATAGCGGTTAGGGGCAATAATAGCCCTATTAAAAAGATATATTTTTTGTACATTATTTCTGAATTAACAATTAATAAAATTACTATTAGTAAGGTTTTTCCTCACTAATTATTCATTATAAATTGTTAATTAACAATAAAATACTCTTTGGCAATGCAGCACATATAACGGGGGAGGGTTCAGCCTGTAGCCCAAATCGGGAAGAATGAGGTTCTTAATGGGCTTTGTAGTGGGCTGTACTACTACCAGCGAGGGTAGGGTAGGGGTGGCTACAACGAAGGGTTGTAGCTGTAATTCTAACGATTTTACAAGGGTTGTACTGTCCTGAATGGAAGAACTAACGGATGTATCGTCGCAGCATTTTTTGTGTGAAGTTTCTTGGTTGTTATCACCTGCACAACATTTGTTGGTTGTTGAGCAATCATCAGTTTGGGTGTTTGTTACCTGAGTGAGGTACTCTAAGGATATTGATGATAGGGTGTCTTTGCAATAATGAAAAGTAATAGCCCATCCTGAATTGGAGAATAGGATGAGTATTGATAATAATATGTTGATAAGTTTTCTTTTCATTACATAAGAAAATGTAGCAAAAATCATGCCATTATTCTTTTATAATTTCTTGTGTGGTTTGGTTTTGAGGTCTGTCGGTGGCTGTTATTGTTATTTTTGTGTTGGATATATGGGGGTTGAGGGTTGTGGTGTGGTATTGCCAGATGCCATTGTTGAGTGTTGCGTTTCCTTCTTCGATGGTGTTGTTTTGGTGTGTGATGGTTACTGTGATGGCTATGACTTTGAAATTGTCGGTTACTGTGATGTTGATGGGTTGGTTTATTTGTGTTCCGTTATAGGCAGAGGTGTTGATGTGGCTTATTTCGGGGTTTAATAGAAAATGTAAAAAATAATTTTTTGTTATTTTTAAGGTAAATTAAAAGTGCAATTGTAATCCTGTTTAAGGATTAAATCTAGGTTATAACTGCCCTCTAATTTAAAATTGTTAATTTTTGAATTTTAGATTACCTAATGCGTTCTAAGTACTCTGTTGGACTTTCGTTGTAAAAATCTTTAAAGCATTTGGCAAAATAAGATGGTGAGGAGAAGCCTACTTCATAAGCGACTTCCGAGATGCTCTTGGCTTTGCTGTTGAGCAATTGTTTGGCGTATTTTACTCGTATGGTGCGAATGAGTTCGTTAGGCGAATAGTCGGTGAGGGATTTGATTTTGCGATATAGGTTAGAGCGCGACAAACCTAAGGCGTCGGCTATTTCGTCTATATTCATTTCAGGATTGGCGATAGAGTTCTCTACGTAATGCGTAAAATCGGTGATAAATTGTTGTTCTACTTTGCCTAAAGTCTCTTGTTTGGTTTCGTTTAGGAGGAAATTACTAAAGCTCTCACGTATCTTCTTACGATTTTCTATGAGTTTGCGTACCCGTGTTTTCAGTAGTTTTACGTTGAAAGGCTTGGAAATATAGGCATCAGCACCACTCTCGAAGCCTACTTGTTTCTGTTCGTCTAAAGCATAGGCAGTAAGCAAAATCACAGGAATATGATTAGTAGCCACGTTAGTTTTTATCAACTGACATAAATCAAAGCCATCGGTCTTAGGCATCATCACATCGCTGATTACTACATCGGGGAGGTGTTTTTTGGCTACTTCAAAACCTTCTTCACCGTTTTCGGCTTCAATAAGGTTGTAGCTATCACTGAGGATATAGCGAATAAACTGGCGCATATCCTCGTTGTCTTCCACAATCAGTACGGTAGGTTTCTCTGGAGCTGAAGGTGAAGCTGTTGGTAATTTGAGTTTCTCGGCAGATGCTGGTAATGAAGGCAATAAGTCAAGATGGGTTTCGATATAATTACTGTCGTATACCGCTTTTGCCGATACTTGTTCTTGGCTGAAAGGCAGGCGAATGACGAAGGTTGTCCCCTCCCCTTCTGTACTCTCCACGCTGATAGTTCCGTTATGTGAGGCGACTAAGGCTTGCACCAATGCCAAACCAATACCTGAACCTTCGCTATCGGGATTTATTTTGTAGAAGTGTTCAAACACCTCATTTTGTTTGTCTTTTGGAATATATGAACCGTTGTTGAACACACGCAGCACAGCTACTTCTCCTTTGGAAAGAGGTAGAGGGAGGTCTTCTTTGGTTAAAGAAACATTGATACTCCCTTCTTGAGGTGTGAATTTCAGTGCATTGGAAAGCAGGTTGAAGTAGATTTTCTCTACTTTTTCCTTATCGAAAGCCATTTCAAAAGAAGTGTCTTCGGCAACAAACTGAAAATTGAGTTTCTTTTGCTTGATACGGTCGGTGAAAAAAGAATTGAGTTCGTTGAGGAAGCTCTTCAAATTACCTTTGGTGAAGTACATTTGCATTTTGTTATTCTCATAACTGCGGAACTCAATTACTTCGGAAATGAGATGCAAAAGTCGGTTGCTGTTCTTTTTGATGAGGAATAACAAATCTTGTTCTTCTTTAGGGAGTGAATTGTGCGCTAAGAGCGTTTGCACAGGTCCTAAGATAAGCGACAGCGGTGTTTTAAATTCGTGAGAGATATTGGTAAAGAAAAGCAATTTGGCTTGGGTAGCCTCTTCTAATTGTTTAGAGACGATTTCCAACTGTTCTTTTTGGCGTTTCAGTTCACTATTGGTCTTACTTTTAGCGCGATAAGCCCTAATAGCCATCAGTAAGAAAACAGTGATAAGCACAATAGCTGTAATAGAAAGGTAAAGCAACATTCGTTGGTTTGTATGTTGGATAAGGCTCTCACTCAGTTGGTTATTGATATTCTCTATTTTGGCTTGTTTTTCAGCAATTTGTTCGGTTTGTAACTGCAAAATGCGCACATTGCTCTTATCTACCACTGTGGTATTGAGGATATTCTCGCGCTCAAAAGGCTGTTTGTGGAGGATTTTCATCGCGAGTTCTATTACCTTTTCACCACCTGTAGGGTAGATAAACGATGCATCTTGCACATTATTTTCTATATTTTGTATGCCCACTTGTTGCAAGGCATCTACTCCTATGATAAAAGGAATTTTGCCATTGAACTGCATTGCTGCCTCGTGCGTACCTGCTGCCATTGGGTCGTTCATCGCAAACACAAGGTCGATATGAGGCTGCTCTTGGAAGAGTTGTTGCATTTGTGTTTTGGCATCAGCTTGAAGGAAGTTGCCCCAAGTTTCGGCTACTATTTGCACTTCGGGGGCGTTTTTGAGAGCATCGACAAAGCCTTTATGACGCTCGGCATCGGAGGTAGAGCCTTTGGTACCACGTACTTCGGCTATATTGCCTTTGCCTTTAAGGACACCTATAGCATAGAGTCCTGCTTCTTTGCCTATTTGGTAGTTGTTAGCTCCTACATAGGCTGTATAACTCTCGGTAGCTATTTTTCTATCTACCAAAATCACGGGAATACCTTGCTGGTAAGCCTTTTCAATAACTGGGGTACAGGCTTCCGACTCGTTAGGCGAAACGACGAGCACATCTACCTTTTGCTCTATGAACCACTCTATATCGGCGATTTGCTTGGGAGTATCGTCTTTCACACTGCGAATGAGCACCTCAGCATCAGCCTGATAAAGGGCTACTTCGCGTTTTAACTCCTCGTTCATTGTTTGTCGCCAAAGGTCTTCACTGCACTGTGACACCCCTATCACATAACGGGGGTTTCGCTCCCTTTGGCAAGCAAGGCAAGCAAAGAGAGCGAAATATAAAAAAAGTATATGATACCTTCTGAATGTCATTTTATCTAAACAACTCTAAATGAGCATCGGCGAGGCGAGGCATCGCACCGTGTTGCTGACATACGTAAGCTGATACTTCTACCGCCAATTGATGCGATTGGGCAATACTGCGACCATTGAGGTAAGAGGCTACAAAAGCAGCCGTGAACGAGTCGCCTGCTCCTACCGTATCAGCAATGGTAACCTTAGGTGTCCCTAAGAACGATTTTTCATTAGGCGTGAACACATAACTACCTCTCGTGCCTTGCGTTAAGATGAGGAATTTGAGGTTGTATTTCTCTAACAAGTGCTTGCACACTTCTTCATCACTACCTTGCAGATTGAACATTTCGGCAATTTTCACTATTTCCTCATCATTGATTTTTAAAGCAGTTGCCTTGTCTAAAGAATCGGCGATTACCTCTTTGCTGAAGTATTTCAAGCGGAGGTTGATATCGAATACTTTGAGACTCTCGGCTGGCATCAAATCTAAGAACTTGTGGATAGTGGCACGCGATACTTCACTGCGCTGCGCTAGCGACCCAAAGCATACGGTATTAGTATTCTTTGCTAAGTTCTCAATTCGCGAAGAGAATGGAATATTGTCCCACGCTACATTTTCGCTAATCTCATAGGTAGGCACCCCACGACCGTCTAACTGTACTTTTACGGTACCTGTAGGGAAATCCGTTTTTTCGATAATGTAGTTGAGTTCTTTTTCTTCTAAACTTTTTAGTATTTCTTTACCGAGGAGGTCGCCACCAATGGCACTCACAGCATAGCCGTTGAAACCAAATTGCGACACGTGGTAAGCGAAATTAGCGGGCGCACCGCCTAATACTTTTCTTTCAGGGAAGACATCCCAAAGGATTTCTCCCAATCCTACTACTGTATTTTTCATTGTATTATGAGAGTGTTGTTGTTAATTCTTTTTCTTTTTCAGCGTACAAAGTTATAAATTCTTTTTGAGAATTTCTATTGTTTTCTGAGTTTTCTGAGTTTTCTGAACTATCTGACGAGGCAGACTTGGCTGACAAGGCAGAGTTTCCAACTATATTGTTAGGCGTTAGCTTTGAGTCGGGTGCTCATTAGCAATAGATATACCACTCCTATGCTGAGGACAATAAGGGCTCCTATCTGTGAGCCGTTCATTGCATCGGAGGCTAAGCCCATTGCAAAAGGGAAGATAGTACCGCCAAAGAGTCCCATAATCATTAAGCCTGACACTTCGTTTTTCTTGGTAGGATTCTGCAAGAGGGCTTGCGAGAAGATGATTGAGAATACATTGGAGTTACCGAAACCTACCAAAGCAATAGCAGTGTAAAGCATTGTCTTATCACTGAAAAAGAACAGTATCGCCATTGAGGCTACCATACAAAGCACACTGAGGGTAAAGAAACTCTTAGGAGATACTTTGGTGAGAATATAAGCTCCTGACAAACATCCTATGGTACGGAATAAGAAATACCAACTAGTGGCAAAAGAGGCTTGGGTAGTGGTAAGCCCTAAACGTTCCATAAAGATAGTGGGCGCTGAGGCATTAACTCCTACGTCTATCCCCACGTGGCACATAATACCAATGAAACACAAGAGTACATAAGGGTTGGCAAGCAGTGCAAAACACTCGGTAAAGGTGGCGTTCTTGCTGTCGTTTTTTTCTTCTTCAATATGAGTAGCACCCAGCCACAAGAGGGTTACTACCGAGATAGCTACAAAGAGCAGGAAGAAAAGTCGCCAATCATTGAATTTATCGAAGCAGAAACTCATAAGTAAGGGGGCAGAAAACGAGGCTATTGCCTTGATAAACTGACCAAAAGTGAGTGAACTGGCGAGTTTGTCGCCTTTTACTATGGCTGACATTAGCGGGTTTAGCGATACTTGCATCAGTGTATTACCAATACCAAGTAAGGAGAAAGCTACCAGCATAGTGGTATAGTTGTAGCTGATAAAGGGCACTACCATCGCTAAGATGGTAATCACCAAGCTGAGGAGTACAGTTTTGCGACGACCTATCTTGCTCATTAGTACGCCTGTGGGCACTGAGAAAAGCAGAAACCAAAAGAATACCATCGCAGGAAGCGCTTTGGCAGTGGTTTCGGTCAAGCCGAAATCATCTTTTACAAAGTTGGAGGCGGCGCCTACAAGGTCTACGAAGCCCATACAGAAGAATGATAGGAGTACGGGCAATAAATATTTTAGATAGTTGTTATTTTGTTGCATACTATGAATGTATTAAGTGTTTAATATTATTAAAAAGGTGGGTGTCAAAAGAGTTTTATTGATGTAGGCGTTTACAAAACGCTCGTACATAACATACTTCAAAGATTATTGATAATCAGAGTAGTCAACTTTGCCAAAGTCTGAAAACTTTGGCAAAGTGTAGTGATGCAAAAGCGATTTTGAGACTTTTCGGACAGTCCCCTACAATTAATTATTTCAATTTATAGACAGTTACATCGTTAAGGGTGAGAGTACCTTTGCTAGTGTTGAAGCGGAGGGTATTGTACACTTCGGTAGGGAATACCGCATTGGTTTGTACTACTTCGCCGTTGTTCACAAAGAGCTCGGTTGAAGCTTTGTCTACCAATAAGCGTACAGTATAGCTTTTCTTAGCTACCATTGGTGCTTTGATAGGCGTTTCGGCAAAGTTAGCATTGAAGGCTACACTGCTCTTACTGCGGTCTACCGATAGGGTTTTATTAGCACCGTCAAATAGGTATTTGATAGTTTCACCTTTGGCATTCTCAAGGGCAAATGAGAAAGTATCGGTTTCGTTAGGGGTTACCGTGAAAGTGAGTTCATACGCTCCTTGATTATTGGGCAAGAAGTTTTCGAACGTTATAGCATCGGAGGTGTTGGTACGTGTTTTATCACCTAAAAGTACCGCTTCACGACGCAAACTCTCCAACTCTTTTACGGGCTCACTGGCTACTACCAAATGCTCACCATTATGCACTAAACGCAAAGCGCGGGCAACAGTCATCGCGCTACGGAAGTTTTCAGTAGGGATTTCATTGGCGTAATCCCAGTTGCTCATCCAGCCTATAAAGAGACGACGACCATCGGTAGCGGGGACATTGCTCCAAGTTACACCTGCATAATTATCGCGACCATAGTCTAACCAAAGGGGATAGTTCATAGTATCGGGGGTGAAGGTTTTGCCATCGAAATTACCGATGAAGTACTGAGTAGCACTTCCGCCGTTAGGTCCACCTGGGTTGATACTCACAAAGAGCACCCATTTGGTTTTTCCTTCATAAGTAAGCGGGAAGAGATCGGGGCATTCCCACACGCCACCGTGTCCACCTAAGCCTTCGCCAAACTCACTGAGGCGTGTCCATTCTTTGAGGTTTTTAGACCCATAGAAGGTAATCGTTTGGGTAGTGGCAAGGCTCATCACCCATTGTTTAGAGGGTGCGTGCCAGAATACTTTCGGGTCGCGGAAGTCGATGATATTAGCATCGGTGAGGACAGGGTTGCCTTCGTATTTGGTGAAGGTTTTTCCACCATCGAGGCTATAAGCGATAGATTGGGTTTGGCGGTCGCCTGCTGAAGTGAAAATAGCCACCATAGCACCTTTGCCAAAGCCGGCAGTATTATCGTGGTCAATCACAGCACTGCCTGAGAAAATCGCTCCTAACTTATCAGGAGCTAATACAAAAGGCTTGTATTCCCAATTCACCAAGTCTTTGGAAACGGTGTGCCCCCAGTGCATATTGCCCCAGCGCGCTCCGTAAGGGTTGTATTGGTAGAAGAGGTGGAATACTCCGTCGAGGTATACCATTCCGTTAGGGTCGTTCATCCAGCCATATTGAGGGGTGAAGTGGTATAGTGGACGGTATTTTTCGTTGTAGTTGAAGTTATATTCAGCCGACTGTTTGATTTCGGCTAAGCCTATATCGGTAGTTTTGGCTACTGCAAAAGTAAGGGTTACTTTTTTGCCTTTGTACGCCTCGATAGCGATAGGCACCCAGTAGTCTATTTTGTTTTGGGCAATGCGAATGGTCATTGGCTCGCCTATAGGAGTACCATCTACCGATAGTTGGACTTTATTTTCGGTTGCTTGGTCTTCAACAGGAATGAGCAAGTACTTGTCTTTGGCTTCAAAGGTACGGGTGTAATCAGTCATAAAAACGCTTTTTTGTTTGTTGCCTTGTTCGATTTGGTCGATGAGGATATGCCCCCATCCGCCGCGTTGGTTATCGATAATGCGGATAGTAGCTTTCTTTCCTTTATAGGGTTTTACGTCCCAAGTGAGCCATTGTAGGGTCTCCGATTCGTAGAGAGAACGCGATTGTAGTACGCTTTTGCCCTCAACTAAAAGTTCAATATAGGTATCGGCGTGAGTACCTCCCCCAACAAGGAAGTTGATGTAATCACGCTCGATGGTGAACTCTTTAGAGGTAAGCGCTCCGCGAGAGTCGTCGCCGTTGTTGAAGCTGTTGGCGAGGTGTTTCCCTTCAAAGCCTGTTACGGGCTGCTGACCGGTATAGCTACCGGTGGCGGGAGTCGCGCCAAAGGCGTCGCCTTCTACCGTCCAATTGGCATAAGTGCCTGACTCGAAGTCCTCGATG encodes:
- a CDS encoding GH32 C-terminal domain-containing protein, with protein sequence MNNKLIAGLGVLTLTACQQNTDDIIIEDFESGTYANWTVEGDAFGATPATGSYTGQQPVTGFEGKHLANSFNNGDDSRGALTSKEFTIERDYINFLVGGGTHADTYIELLVEGKSVLQSRSLYESETLQWLTWDVKPYKGKKATIRIIDNQRGGWGHILIDQIEQGNKQKSVFMTDYTRTFEAKDKYLLIPVEDQATENKVQLSVDGTPIGEPMTIRIAQNKIDYWVPIAIEAYKGKKVTLTFAVAKTTDIGLAEIKQSAEYNFNYNEKYRPLYHFTPQYGWMNDPNGMVYLDGVFHLFYQYNPYGARWGNMHWGHTVSKDLVNWEYKPFVLAPDKLGAIFSGSAVIDHDNTAGFGKGAMVAIFTSAGDRQTQSIAYSLDGGKTFTKYEGNPVLTDANIIDFRDPKVFWHAPSKQWVMSLATTQTITFYGSKNLKEWTRLSEFGEGLGGHGGVWECPDLFPLTYEGKTKWVLFVSINPGGPNGGSATQYFIGNFDGKTFTPDTMNYPLWLDYGRDNYAGVTWSNVPATDGRRLFIGWMSNWDYANEIPTENFRSAMTVARALRLVHNGEHLVVASEPVKELESLRREAVLLGDKTRTNTSDAITFENFLPNNQGAYELTFTVTPNETDTFSFALENAKGETIKYLFDGANKTLSVDRSKSSVAFNANFAETPIKAPMVAKKSYTVRLLVDKASTELFVNNGEVVQTNAVFPTEVYNTLRFNTSKGTLTLNDVTVYKLK